A part of Sebastes umbrosus isolate fSebUmb1 chromosome 21, fSebUmb1.pri, whole genome shotgun sequence genomic DNA contains:
- the nup58 gene encoding nucleoporin p58/p45 isoform X5 produces MSGFNFGSGALGAANTGGGFAFGAAASAPAANAGGFSMGSALGTAAATLSAATSTTPSLGLGGSLFGQKPTGGFSFNTPASSAVAPTTGLTLGAPAATNAATGFSLAFNKPTASATPFSLTNTSTSSAAPAGAGLSFGSVLTSIAPQQPAATAFTLGLGLGGATTTTAPALTGPSLGASLFANTLSAGLGQTALGVGGGLTLGSLLAASTAATVAPAPSVGLGGVDFSTSSESKSDTSSGANAKDSKALKDENLPPVICQDVENFQKFVKDQKQVEEDISRMSSKGISKVQDDIKSLKQLLSVSASGLQRQALAIDKLKLETAQELKNADIALRTQKTPPGLQHENTAPSDYFRSLVEQFEVQLQQYRQQIEELENHLTTQSSGSHITPQDLTLAMQKLYQTFVAQAAQLQSVHENVKILKHQYLSYRRAFLEDSTDVFESKRASNRKWQSTPRVTTGPAPFSSVPNAAAVAMAATLTQQQQPTPGC; encoded by the exons ATGTCTGGCTTTAACTTTGGATCAGGGGCTCTTGGTGCCGCCAACACTGGAGGGGGATTCGCATTTGGAGCCGCAGCCAG TGCACCTGCGGCCAATGCTGGTGGCTTCTCTATGGGGTCTGCTCTGGGTACAGCAGCCGCAACACTTTCCGCCGCCACCAGCACTACCCCATCTCTTGGTCTGGGAGGCAGTCTCTTTGGTCAGAAACCTACTGGAGGATTCTCTTTCAACACACCTGCCTCAA GCGCTGTTGCACCTACCACAGGCCTTACATTAG GTGCCCCAGCTGCTACAAATGCGGCCACTGGCTTTAGCTTGGCCTTCAACAAGCCAACCGCCTCAGCAACACCCTTCTCCCTCACCAACACTTCCACCTCCTCAGCAGCCCCTGCAGGGGCAGGTTTATCATTTGGCTCTGTCCTGACATCCATAGCTCCACAGCAGCCTGCAGCAACAGCCTTCacccttggtcttggtcttggtgGCGCAACAACCACCACAGCACCAGCCTTAACAGGCCCATCACTGGGCGCGAGTCTCTTCGCCAACACTTTATCTGCAG GTTTGGGTCAGACCGCTCTTGGAGTAGGTGGCGGGTTAACGTTGGGTTCTCTGTTAGCTGCCtccacagcagcaacagtagctCCTGCCCCCAGTGTTGGCCTGGGTGGAGTCGACTTTAGCACTTCCTCTGAGAGTAAGAGCGACACATCCTCTGGAGCCAATGCAAA GGACAGTAAAGCTTTGAAAGATGAGAACCTGCCCCCAGTTATTTGTCAAGACGTTGAGAATTTCCA AAAATTTGTGAAAgaccagaaacaggttgaggaGGACATCAGCAGGATGTCATCTAAGGGCATTTctaaagtccaagatgacatcAAGAGCCTCAAACAGCTTCTCTCCGTCAGTGCCAGCGGTCTGCAGCGCCAGGCTCTGGCCATCGACAAGCTAAAGCTGGAGACAGCGCAG GAGCTGAAAAATGCTGACATAGCACTGCGCACACAAAAGACTCCCCCTGGACTTCAGCATGAGAACACTGCTCCATCAGA TTATTTCCGTAGCCTGGTAGAGCAGTTTGAGGTGCAGTTGCAGCAGTACCGGCAGCAGATAGAAGAACTCGAGAACCACCTGACAACGCAGAGCAGTGGCTCCCACATCACTCCTCAGG ACCTGACCTTAGCCATGCAGAAGTTGTACCAGACATTTGTTGCACAGGCTGCCCAGCTCCAGTCTGTTCATGAGAATGTCAAG ATCTTGAAGCACCAGTACCTTTCCTACCGCCGGGCCTTCCTGGAAGACTCGACGGACGTCTTTGAGTCCAAACGGGCATCTAACAGGAAGTGGCAGAGTACGCCGCGAGTCACGACCGGGCCCGCCCCGTTCTCCAGTGTGCCCAACGCTGCAGCGGTTGCCATGGCAGCCACGTTGACCCAGCAACAGCAGCCAACTCCAG